The genomic window CTCCACTCAACAGCCCCCTCTCCTGACCTCAAAGTTTTTACTACAACGTTGTAGCAAAAACTTTTCTCATGATGCGCCTAGGCTCGATATTCGCGTAAGACTGGCGGCTCGCAGGTAGGCCTCTCCTCTGGCTTTCAGGGCTTGCGGCCCGAGATAATCCGATTGGGGCCAAAGGTCTCTGGGGAGAAACGGATCGAGCTCGAACGCGGCCTTCCAAAGCTGGCTTTCCGTCTGGTACCATTCGCTGAATTGCTCGGGAGCTTCGAGTCGCTGAGTCTCGAGAAATCGCAGGTAATCTCGATAGCGGGCATTGATTTCTCCGAATTTCCACGCTCGCTGAACCAGAAGCTCCGGCTTGGTCGCCCCGAGAAAGGAGCCTTCTAAAGCAATCGCTGAGGCGGGACCTACATCGATTTTGGCCAGTTCCTTATCCCAACCGGCAACGATTCGAGGAGCAATCCATACACTTCCCTGAACTTTTCCGAAGCGCCGTCGCTGCAGCCATTTTCGGAGTGCGAAGCGGGTTGCAGGAGATCGACCTTGGATGTCGAAGCTAAACACTCGCCATTTTCCGTCCCACCGAGCGTTCCACATTTCAATTGGGGAAATGCCGTCGCAGAGCTTTTCGCTACCGCTATGGGAAAGACCGCGAACCCACGTGGATTCTTCGTTCGTTTCGCAGTCGAGCCAGTCCCTTTCTTCGAGCTTGAGAAGCAGCTGTTGGAACTGCGAGTCGGTGTGACCGGAGCGAGATTGATAAAGCGTCGGTAGGTGGAGGAGACCGTCGGCCGATTCGATACCGAGCGCGAACGCTAGGTCCATCAGCAGGCGCGCTTTGGGGCCAATGTTCATATCGGGAGTTGGGAGTTGGGAGTTGGGGGGGGATAAAAGGCAGCGAACCTGGCGGAACCTGCCAGAAAAGTTTTTGCTACAACGTTGTAGCAAAAACTTTTTTGAGGGCGGGACAAGGGGTGGTGGGTGAGGGGTGGTGGTTTATTACCAAAGTTGTTCGCGCCTTGTTCTTCGACTTATTCACATTCGGGATTTGAGATTGTCAGTTCTCGGGGGCGGCTTTCAATTTCCGGCCTTTATGTACCTGAGCGCCCTGAAAGTTAACGGCTTCAAAAGTTTCGCTGATCAAACCCTCCTGAAATTCAACAAGGGCGTCACCGCGGTGGTCGGTCCCAACGGGTGCGGCAAGAGCAACATCGCCGATTCCATTCGCTGGGTTCTCGGGGAGCAGAGCGCCAAAGCCTTGCGTGGGGGCAAGATGCAGGACGTCATCTTTGAGGGCACCGACAAGCGCAAGCCGCTCAACATCTGCGAGGTCTCCATCACCCTGACCGATTGCGAGGAGGAGCTGGGCAGCGACTTCAACGAGGTTGAAATCACCCGCCGCGTGCAGCGTGACGGAGGCAGCAACTACTACATCAACGGCAAGGCCTGTCGCCTGAAGGACATTCAGCGCCTTTTCATGGACACCGGCATCGGTCGCACGTCCTACTCCATCATGGCCCAGGGGCAGATCGACCAGATCCTTTCCTCCAAACCGGAGGAGCGGCGAGCGGTCTTCGAGGAGGCGGCGGGCATTTCCAAGTACAAGGCCCAGCGTCGGGAAACCATGAACAAACTGGCCTCGGTGGAGACCAATCTCGACCGCGTCACCGATGTCATTTCCGAAATCGGTCGTCAGATTGGCAGCCTCAAGCGGCAGGCCATGAAGGCCATTCGCTACAAGAAGGTCAGCCACAAGCTGCGCCACCTCGACATCGGCTACAGCGCTTATCAATACCAGACGCTGAGCTCGTCTCTCGACACTGTGGATCAGTCGTCGCACGAGCTGCAGGAAGAGCTGGAAGGATTGGCTGCGGAACTGGAATCCAAGGAGGGAAGCCTGATCGTCTACAAGGAGGAGCGTCAGACGCTCATCCAGAAGGTGCAGGATTCGCAGCAGTCCGTCTTCGACCTGCGCAGCATGAAGGAACAGGCCAGCAACGCGGCCGATATGGCGAAGATAAAGATCTCCTCGCTTGGCGAGCGCATCGAGCAGGCCAATCAGGACATCGCATCCTACGAATCGCAGATCGCGGAAATCGCGGGAAAGCTCGAAGAGCACAGCGTCGACAAGCAGATGCACATGGACGTGCTGGGCAACTCCGACGAAATCTTCCAGGAGCGAAACCGAGATCTCGAGGAGATCGAGGAGCAGCTGCGTGTAGCGGAATCTCAAATACAGCAGCTACGCGTGCAAGCCCAGGATGCGGAGCGTTCCACCGCTCGCTACCGCGAGCAGCTTTCCGGCATCGAGGTAGAGGCAGGTACCAGCCGCAACCGCTTGATGCGTCTCGAGGAAGAGCTCGCGGAGCAAGGCGAAGGCCAGGCTGACGCCGCCCAGTCCCTGGCCGAATTCCAGGAGCGATTGACCGCGACGCGCAATCTCAAGGAGCAGCTGCAGCTCGATCTGGAGCAAGCTCGCGACAACGTATCTGCGCAGCGCGACGCGTTTAAGTCGGCCCAAATTCGTATCCAGGAAGTGGATCGTTCCGTTGCCCAAAAAACCGCTCGGGTGAAGCTGCTACAGCAGTTGCAGGAAAAGCTCGAGGGCTATGGCGAAGGCGCCAAAGCCTTGCTGAAGGGAAAGCTTCGCGGTTCGCTAGAGGGAAGAATCTTCAGTCCGCTCGCGTCCGACTTGTCGGTGAAGGATGGATACGGGCAGGCGGTGGAGGCGCTTCTTGGTTCCGCTGTCGAAGCGGTGGTGGTGAGCGATGCCGAAACTGTGGTGGAAATCTTCCAGCAGCTGGTAGAGGGCAAGATCGGCCGCGTATGCGTGCAGCTGCAGTCGAGCGAATCACCCGAATCGGCCAGTGAATCCTTGCCCGAGTGGCTCAAGCCTGCCAGCGCTTTCGTTTCTCTCAGCGAGGATCCCAGTCACGATTCGCTGAAGGCGGTCTTGGCCTCCAGCTACATCGTGGAGGACATGTCGGGCTTTCTGAAATGGCGCGAGGCGAATCCAAGTTTCCGTTTCCTGCAAGTCGCCTCCAAGAAAGGCGAGACCATGGATGCGCGCGGCTTAGTGACCGGCGGCTACAAGAAGGCGAAGAACAGCAGCATCCTGCAGCGTGAGATGGAGCTGAAGCAGACGCAGAAGGAGCTGGACGAAGAGCAGAAGGCGCTGCAGTCCGCTCGCGACGAAGCCGAGAAGGTCAACAAGCAGCTGGAAGCGGCGGAGGAAGCCGTTGAGGCCAAGCGCGCCGAAATCGGCGAGGCCAACCACGAGATTTCCGCCCTGCAGGCCGAGGAGCGCAACGCTGAGAAGCTGGTGCAGGAGCAGAAGATGCGCTCGGAGCGACTGGAACGCGAGCGAGCCAGTCTCGAGGAGGTGCTCGCCGCTTCAAACGAGAAGCTCGAGGCGGCCAAGGCCAGGCTTTCCGAGGATCAGCAGCGCTTGGAGAGCAGCCGTCGGCAGCTGGAGGAAATCGAATCGGGGATCGCCGACATTCGCGCCGAGCGCGACGAGAAGCGCGAGGGGCTGAGCCAAGCGAAATTCGACCTGCAGGAGAAGAAGCAGAAGCTCGACATCCTGAACCAGGGCCTGGTGGAGATGGAGCAGCGTCGCAACGAGCTGAACCGCTTGATCGAAACCAAGACCCGCGACATCCAGAACTGGGAGGAGCAAAGCGCCAGCTTTCAGGACGAGATCGACAACGCCGCCCAGCGTAGCGAAGCGGTGGATACGGAGCTCGAAGAGGCCAAGATCCTCGTCAACAAAACCCGTGAATCGCTGGTCGAGGTGGAGGAGAAAGTCGGCGTGCTGGAGAAGGAGCAGAACGCGCTCCGCATCAAGGTGGACGAGCTCAAGAACAACCTCAGCGACCAGAACGTGCAGATCGCGGAGAAGCGCTCTCGCCTGGAGTTCATCCAGGAAGAGATCAGTCGCGAGTACGGCGTGGAGCTGAAAGGCATCGACTGGCAGTGGCAGCTTTGGAAAGCGCGTCAGCCGGTGGAGAATCTGCCCACCCTCGACGACGACAAGGACGACGAAGAGGAGTCCGCTCCCGCCGTTGAATCCGATTCGGACGCCGCGGGCTCGGCGACGGATGAAACGTCAGGCGAATCCCAGACGGAGCAAGCAGAGCCTTCCGAAGCGGAAGCGGTTTCCGAAACGGATCAGGATGCCGCTGATGCGGAGCCGGAGGCGGTGGAGCAGCTTTCCAAGCCGACAGGTCCGACGCCAGAGGAGAGGGAGGAGCTCGAAAAGACCAGCTGGGCGAGTCTGAAGCGAGAGGTCGAAAACCTAAGGAGGCGTATCCAGGGAATGGGTACCGTGAATACGGACGCTATCGCCGAGTACGGCGAGCTGCGCGAGCGCCACGATTTCTTGAAGGGGCAATACGACGACCTCATGTCGTCGAAGGAGAAACTGGTGGCTGCGATCGACGAGATCAATACCAAGTCGCGCGAGCAGTTCTCCGCTACCTTCGCTCAGATCCGCGAGAACTTTAAGCACACCTTCGCCACTTTGTTCCACGGAGGAAAGGCTGATTTGAAGATTATCGAGACGGAAGACATCCTCGATAGCGGCATCGACATCGTCGCTCAACCTCCGGGCACCAAGCTAACTGGATTGAGCCGCTTGTCCGGGGGGCAGCGGACCATGACCGCGGTGGGATTGCTCTTTGCGATCTACATGGTGAAGCCTTCGCCGTTCTGCTTGCTCGACGAGTTGGACGCTCCGCTGGACGAATCGAACATCGGCCGTTTCACCACGCTGCTCAAGCAGTTCACTCAGCAGTCGCAGTTCATCATCATCACCCACAACAAGCGCACCATCGCGGCCGCTCAGGCCATCTACGGCGTGACCATGGAAGAGAAGGGCGTTTCCAAG from Pelagicoccus sp. SDUM812003 includes these protein-coding regions:
- the smc gene encoding chromosome segregation protein SMC; translated protein: MYLSALKVNGFKSFADQTLLKFNKGVTAVVGPNGCGKSNIADSIRWVLGEQSAKALRGGKMQDVIFEGTDKRKPLNICEVSITLTDCEEELGSDFNEVEITRRVQRDGGSNYYINGKACRLKDIQRLFMDTGIGRTSYSIMAQGQIDQILSSKPEERRAVFEEAAGISKYKAQRRETMNKLASVETNLDRVTDVISEIGRQIGSLKRQAMKAIRYKKVSHKLRHLDIGYSAYQYQTLSSSLDTVDQSSHELQEELEGLAAELESKEGSLIVYKEERQTLIQKVQDSQQSVFDLRSMKEQASNAADMAKIKISSLGERIEQANQDIASYESQIAEIAGKLEEHSVDKQMHMDVLGNSDEIFQERNRDLEEIEEQLRVAESQIQQLRVQAQDAERSTARYREQLSGIEVEAGTSRNRLMRLEEELAEQGEGQADAAQSLAEFQERLTATRNLKEQLQLDLEQARDNVSAQRDAFKSAQIRIQEVDRSVAQKTARVKLLQQLQEKLEGYGEGAKALLKGKLRGSLEGRIFSPLASDLSVKDGYGQAVEALLGSAVEAVVVSDAETVVEIFQQLVEGKIGRVCVQLQSSESPESASESLPEWLKPASAFVSLSEDPSHDSLKAVLASSYIVEDMSGFLKWREANPSFRFLQVASKKGETMDARGLVTGGYKKAKNSSILQREMELKQTQKELDEEQKALQSARDEAEKVNKQLEAAEEAVEAKRAEIGEANHEISALQAEERNAEKLVQEQKMRSERLERERASLEEVLAASNEKLEAAKARLSEDQQRLESSRRQLEEIESGIADIRAERDEKREGLSQAKFDLQEKKQKLDILNQGLVEMEQRRNELNRLIETKTRDIQNWEEQSASFQDEIDNAAQRSEAVDTELEEAKILVNKTRESLVEVEEKVGVLEKEQNALRIKVDELKNNLSDQNVQIAEKRSRLEFIQEEISREYGVELKGIDWQWQLWKARQPVENLPTLDDDKDDEEESAPAVESDSDAAGSATDETSGESQTEQAEPSEAEAVSETDQDAADAEPEAVEQLSKPTGPTPEEREELEKTSWASLKREVENLRRRIQGMGTVNTDAIAEYGELRERHDFLKGQYDDLMSSKEKLVAAIDEINTKSREQFSATFAQIRENFKHTFATLFHGGKADLKIIETEDILDSGIDIVAQPPGTKLTGLSRLSGGQRTMTAVGLLFAIYMVKPSPFCLLDELDAPLDESNIGRFTTLLKQFTQQSQFIIITHNKRTIAAAQAIYGVTMEEKGVSKVVSMKFETDHVDPDMVKLQLEQAVSA